A genomic segment from Geitlerinema sp. PCC 7407 encodes:
- a CDS encoding RNA helicase: MSVKAILPKLDLDTLFPFELDSFQRQAIAALEAERSVVVCAPTGSGKTLIGEYAIYRALSRGRRVFYTTPLKALSNQKLRDFREMFGAENVGLLTGDASINRDAPILVMTTEIFRNMLYGTPIGEVGTSLVGVEAVVLDECHYMNDRQRGTVWEESIIYCPPDVQLVALSATVANSEQLTEWIHRVHGPTELIYSDFRPVPLQFGFSNVKGLFPLLDNNQKKINPQLAKSRRGRKGGNQRVPQEECPGVTTVVGQLQERDMLPAIYFIFSRRGCDRAVEALGDMALVTPEEARQLREQVDAFLARNPEVGRVSQIEPLYRGVASHHAGLLPAWKAFVEELFQQGLVKVVFATETLAAGINMPARTTVISSLSKRTDRGHRLLNPSEFLQMAGRAGRRGMDTMGYVVTAQTPFEGAREASYLATAQADPLVSQFTPSYGMVLNLLQTHSVDEARELVERSFGQYLSTLYLQPQQRAIADLEAEYEQLEAQIEEVDWDALAHYEKLSQRLKEERRLLKILQQQAEEVRTKGMVEALKFAVAGTILSIKGKAAPLPAVLVTKVHGSGQFPYLVCLGEDNRWYVVTTGDVVALYGEIPRLAIVDDLVLPPELPLKPGQVRRSSEETAIICELLRERLAVGIDDPSLMSLAPEVSGQLERATELEQELEAHPVHQWRNRASILKRQRRLSSLRSEINQRQEELDRQSHRHWEEFLSLIDILQAFGCLHGYKPTEIGEAIAAIRGDNELWLGMAMLSGSFDALQPHHFAAACAALVTEVSRPDIWTRYTSSPEVDEALNDLRGLRRQLFQLQRRHQVAMPIWLEEDFISLVEQWALEADWVELCNNTSLDEGDVVRVLRRTLDFLSQLPHVPHLPEAMRRNAYQAIRLIDRFPVSEAID; this comes from the coding sequence TTGAGTGTTAAAGCGATTTTGCCGAAGCTTGACCTAGATACCTTATTTCCTTTTGAGCTAGACAGTTTCCAGAGACAGGCGATCGCGGCTCTAGAAGCCGAGCGATCGGTGGTGGTGTGTGCCCCCACGGGTTCCGGTAAAACCCTGATTGGGGAATACGCCATCTACCGGGCTCTGAGCCGCGGACGGCGCGTATTTTACACGACGCCGCTCAAGGCCCTGTCCAACCAGAAGCTGCGAGACTTCCGTGAGATGTTTGGGGCGGAGAATGTCGGCTTGCTGACCGGCGATGCTTCGATCAACCGAGACGCCCCTATTTTGGTGATGACCACGGAGATCTTCCGTAACATGCTTTACGGGACGCCGATTGGGGAGGTGGGAACTTCCTTGGTGGGCGTGGAGGCGGTGGTGCTCGATGAGTGCCACTACATGAACGATCGCCAGCGCGGGACGGTGTGGGAGGAGTCGATCATCTACTGCCCGCCAGACGTCCAGCTTGTGGCGCTCTCGGCCACGGTGGCCAACAGTGAGCAGCTGACTGAGTGGATTCATCGGGTGCACGGTCCGACGGAGCTGATTTATTCAGACTTTCGGCCGGTGCCGCTGCAGTTTGGCTTTAGCAATGTCAAGGGGCTGTTTCCGCTCCTCGACAACAATCAGAAGAAAATCAATCCCCAGCTGGCAAAGTCCCGTCGCGGGCGCAAGGGGGGCAATCAGCGGGTTCCCCAGGAAGAGTGTCCTGGCGTGACCACCGTGGTTGGGCAGCTCCAGGAGCGCGACATGCTGCCGGCGATTTATTTCATCTTCAGCCGGCGGGGGTGCGATCGCGCAGTCGAGGCACTCGGCGACATGGCCCTGGTCACCCCTGAGGAGGCCCGACAGCTGCGGGAGCAGGTCGATGCCTTTTTGGCCCGCAACCCAGAAGTGGGGCGAGTTTCCCAGATCGAGCCGCTCTATCGCGGCGTTGCGTCGCACCACGCGGGCCTGCTGCCAGCCTGGAAGGCCTTTGTGGAGGAGCTGTTCCAGCAGGGCTTGGTGAAGGTGGTGTTTGCGACCGAGACGCTGGCCGCTGGCATCAACATGCCCGCCCGGACCACGGTGATTTCTAGCCTCAGCAAGCGGACCGATCGCGGTCACCGGCTGCTCAATCCGTCAGAGTTTTTGCAGATGGCGGGGCGCGCAGGCCGGCGCGGCATGGACACCATGGGCTATGTGGTGACGGCCCAGACGCCCTTTGAGGGGGCGCGGGAGGCTTCCTACCTGGCGACGGCCCAGGCCGACCCGCTGGTCAGTCAGTTTACGCCCAGCTACGGCATGGTGCTCAATCTGCTGCAAACCCACTCCGTTGATGAAGCCAGGGAGCTTGTCGAGCGAAGTTTTGGCCAGTATCTCTCGACGCTCTATTTGCAGCCCCAGCAGCGGGCGATCGCCGACTTGGAGGCGGAGTACGAGCAGCTCGAGGCCCAGATAGAGGAGGTGGACTGGGATGCCCTGGCCCACTACGAAAAGCTCAGTCAGCGCCTGAAGGAAGAGCGCCGCTTGCTCAAGATCTTGCAGCAGCAGGCCGAGGAGGTACGGACCAAGGGCATGGTCGAGGCGCTGAAGTTCGCGGTGGCGGGCACTATTTTAAGCATCAAGGGCAAGGCTGCGCCCCTGCCCGCGGTCTTGGTGACCAAGGTCCACGGCTCTGGCCAGTTTCCCTACCTGGTGTGCCTGGGCGAGGACAACCGCTGGTACGTGGTGACCACGGGGGATGTGGTGGCGCTCTATGGCGAGATTCCCCGCTTGGCGATCGTGGATGATCTGGTCCTGCCGCCGGAGCTTCCCCTCAAGCCGGGTCAGGTGCGCCGCAGCAGCGAGGAAACAGCAATTATTTGTGAGCTGCTGCGCGAGCGCCTAGCGGTTGGCATTGACGATCCGTCGCTGATGAGTCTGGCGCCGGAGGTTTCTGGCCAGCTGGAGCGGGCGACGGAACTGGAGCAGGAGCTGGAGGCGCATCCGGTCCATCAGTGGCGCAATCGCGCTTCGATCCTGAAGCGTCAGCGACGGCTGTCGTCCTTGCGATCGGAAATCAATCAGCGCCAGGAAGAGCTCGATCGCCAGTCTCACCGCCACTGGGAAGAGTTTTTGAGCCTGATCGACATCCTGCAAGCCTTTGGCTGCCTGCACGGCTACAAGCCAACGGAAATCGGGGAGGCGATCGCGGCGATTCGGGGCGACAACGAGCTGTGGCTGGGCATGGCCATGCTGTCGGGCTCCTTCGATGCTTTGCAGCCGCATCACTTTGCGGCGGCCTGTGCGGCCCTGGTGACGGAGGTTTCGCGCCCCGACATCTGGACGCGCTACACGTCGTCCCCTGAGGTGGACGAAGCCCTCAATGACCTGCGAGGTCTGCGTCGCCAGCTCTTCCAGCTCCAGCGCCGCCATCAGGTAGCGATGCCCATCTGGCTAGAGGAAGACTTCATTTCGCTGGTGGAGCAGTGGGCCCTGGAAGCAGACTGGGTGGAGCTGTGCAACAACACCAGCCTGGATGAAGGGGACGTGGTGCGGGTGCTGCGCCGCACCCTGGACTTCTTGTCCCAGCTGCCCCACGTGCCCCATCTGCCGGAGGCAATGCGCCGCAACGCGTATCAGGCTATTCGGCTGATTGATCGCTTCCCAGTCAGCGAGGCGATCGACTAG
- a CDS encoding family 10 glycosylhydrolase yields MRDFFVEASAAGRSGVKSPALGRSPLAAVYRAVTGAVAGLLVGVSTGIMPAIAQSSELTVIRSPENLSIWLGITSRLQASGIPYQVLELQDLDELSDLGGVQVLFLPNLKSLSPAQSEAIAAWVKQGGRVIASGPVATQSAPDVRQQLRLALGGYWAFSLSQPAKLDRVDCVPTQPCVSAWASSTDNARAAVGGVVIPTGLASQTAATWAMSDRPPAVVTTDRATFFGWTWGAESASSVAMDSSWLKAAIARYGTVTPPIAAGSSSRPTTPAAAPVTAPPNPTAPSISRAATPVPQPAPTAQATAPAPRSPSPSAPPSRPTTLGAQGAGAITDPAEQSAPPGLEVQRGSQPITTLEAIAMGQELNNLLGRVESALLAANAHNTPISLERPESVAASPKAQATGDPEPAGTLAAALPTAVALNGSGPAVLQEARRIAKAFPDLVAKKDYATARSEWLRARQLLWNNYPTDRPRAHPEVRALWLDRGTIVKAGSEAGLRKVFDRLADAGINTVFFETVNAGYPVYPSAIAPQQNPLTRQWDPLAAAVKLAHERDMELHAWVWAFAAGNERHNALLNLPASYPGPLIAANPDWANYDDRGSLIPPGQGKPFLDPANPEVRSYLTRLLGEIVSRYDVDGVQLDYIRYPFQDPSANRSYGYGKAARAQFKTLTGVDPTTISPRDQALWQRWTEFRTQQIDSFVAQVSQQLRRQKPDLILSVAVFPLSEHERIQKLQQHWETWAKRGDIDWVVPMTYALDTNRFERLATPWLGAENLGSALILPGIRLLNLPTAVTLDQIQLLRDEAAAGYALFAAENLDEALQGIFSRTQGNSDLLPQRQPYGAALERFDALQREWSFLLGQEQLWLREPELTELRTQAEELRGAIAALQETPSSAEVAAAKAALSRFQAKFPSWMHLHKLQNGYQVTVWQNRLDAIEALLRYGDRPQS; encoded by the coding sequence ATGCGTGATTTCTTCGTTGAGGCCTCTGCGGCTGGCCGCTCGGGGGTGAAAAGTCCCGCTCTAGGGCGATCGCCACTGGCCGCCGTCTATCGGGCCGTCACAGGAGCCGTGGCAGGCCTCCTTGTGGGTGTCAGCACAGGAATCATGCCCGCGATCGCCCAGTCCAGCGAATTGACCGTGATTCGCAGCCCCGAGAACCTGTCAATCTGGCTGGGCATCACCTCGCGCCTCCAGGCCAGCGGGATTCCTTACCAGGTGCTCGAGCTCCAGGATCTCGACGAGCTGTCGGATCTGGGCGGGGTCCAAGTGCTGTTTTTGCCGAATCTCAAGAGCCTTTCGCCGGCCCAGAGTGAGGCGATCGCCGCCTGGGTCAAGCAGGGCGGTCGGGTGATTGCCAGCGGTCCCGTGGCCACCCAGTCTGCCCCCGACGTGCGCCAGCAGCTGCGCTTGGCACTCGGCGGCTACTGGGCGTTTTCGCTATCCCAGCCCGCCAAGCTCGATCGGGTGGACTGCGTCCCGACCCAGCCCTGCGTGAGCGCCTGGGCCAGCTCCACTGACAACGCTCGCGCCGCCGTGGGCGGGGTGGTGATTCCCACGGGTTTGGCCAGCCAAACGGCCGCTACCTGGGCCATGAGCGATCGCCCGCCAGCGGTTGTCACCACCGACCGCGCGACCTTCTTTGGCTGGACGTGGGGCGCAGAGAGCGCCAGCAGCGTGGCCATGGACAGCTCCTGGCTCAAGGCGGCGATCGCCCGCTACGGGACTGTGACGCCGCCCATCGCCGCCGGATCGTCCAGTCGTCCCACAACTCCCGCAGCCGCTCCCGTCACCGCACCGCCAAACCCCACAGCGCCCAGCATTTCGAGGGCAGCGACGCCAGTCCCCCAGCCAGCACCTACCGCCCAAGCCACAGCGCCGGCTCCTCGCTCCCCTTCGCCCTCTGCGCCGCCCAGCCGACCCACCACTCTGGGAGCGCAGGGCGCAGGGGCGATCACCGATCCGGCGGAACAGTCAGCGCCCCCCGGCCTGGAGGTGCAGCGCGGCTCCCAGCCGATCACCACTCTGGAGGCGATCGCCATGGGCCAGGAGCTCAATAATTTGCTGGGACGGGTCGAAAGCGCCCTGCTAGCAGCCAACGCTCACAACACCCCCATTAGCCTGGAGCGGCCCGAAAGCGTTGCCGCCAGCCCCAAAGCCCAAGCCACCGGCGATCCAGAGCCAGCGGGCACCCTAGCGGCAGCTTTACCCACCGCCGTCGCCCTCAACGGCTCCGGCCCAGCCGTCCTGCAAGAAGCGCGCCGAATCGCCAAAGCCTTCCCGGATCTGGTGGCCAAAAAGGACTACGCCACCGCCCGCAGCGAGTGGCTGCGCGCCCGTCAGCTCCTGTGGAACAACTACCCCACCGATCGCCCCCGCGCTCACCCAGAGGTCCGCGCCCTGTGGCTCGATCGCGGCACCATCGTCAAAGCCGGCTCCGAGGCAGGCTTGCGCAAGGTGTTCGATCGCCTGGCTGATGCTGGCATCAACACCGTTTTCTTTGAGACGGTGAACGCGGGCTATCCCGTGTATCCCAGCGCGATCGCCCCCCAGCAAAATCCCCTCACTCGTCAATGGGACCCTCTGGCAGCCGCCGTCAAGCTAGCCCACGAGCGAGACATGGAGCTGCACGCCTGGGTATGGGCCTTTGCGGCGGGCAATGAGCGGCACAATGCCCTGCTGAATCTGCCCGCGAGCTATCCGGGGCCGCTGATTGCGGCTAACCCTGACTGGGCCAACTACGACGATCGCGGCAGCTTGATTCCGCCCGGTCAGGGCAAACCCTTTTTGGACCCGGCGAATCCGGAGGTCCGCAGCTACCTGACGCGTCTTCTGGGCGAGATTGTCAGTCGCTACGACGTGGACGGCGTGCAGCTCGACTACATTCGCTACCCGTTCCAAGATCCCAGCGCCAATCGCAGCTACGGCTACGGCAAGGCCGCCCGGGCACAGTTCAAGACCTTAACTGGCGTGGACCCGACGACGATTTCGCCGCGCGATCAGGCCCTGTGGCAGCGCTGGACCGAGTTCCGGACGCAGCAAATTGACAGCTTCGTCGCCCAGGTTTCCCAGCAGCTCCGGCGTCAAAAGCCTGACTTGATCTTGTCAGTGGCGGTCTTTCCGCTGTCGGAGCACGAGCGGATCCAAAAGCTCCAGCAGCACTGGGAAACCTGGGCGAAGCGGGGCGATATCGACTGGGTGGTCCCGATGACTTATGCCCTGGATACCAATCGCTTTGAGCGCTTGGCGACGCCCTGGCTCGGGGCCGAAAATCTGGGCTCTGCGCTGATTTTGCCGGGGATTCGGCTGCTGAACTTGCCCACGGCAGTCACCCTCGACCAAATCCAGCTGCTGCGAGATGAGGCAGCGGCGGGCTACGCCCTCTTTGCGGCAGAAAATCTCGATGAGGCCCTCCAGGGCATCTTTAGTCGGACCCAGGGCAACTCTGATCTGCTGCCCCAGCGTCAGCCCTACGGCGCCGCTCTCGAACGCTTTGATGCCCTGCAGCGGGAGTGGAGCTTTTTGCTGGGCCAGGAGCAGCTTTGGCTGCGCGAGCCGGAGCTGACGGAGCTGCGCACCCAGGCTGAGGAGCTGCGAGGGGCGATCGCCGCTCTCCAAGAGACGCCCTCAAGTGCTGAAGTTGCCGCTGCCAAAGCGGCCCTGAGCCGCTTTCAGGCAAAGTTCCCAAGCTGGATGCACCTGCACAAGCTGCAAAACGGCTACCAGGTGACGGTGTGGCAAAATCGCCTGGACGCGATCGAGGCGCTGCTGCGGTACGGCGATCGCCCACAGAGCTGA
- a CDS encoding tetratricopeptide repeat protein: protein MTRRDALAPTVSDFNHQVYQHLKLTLTLNLRRQLLIAVCDDLQLRNHLAVMLHRELTGPLSPEMAAAVGLPPEAELYRRFVSLTLNPADPNPMAQIRQWLVQHAAVLRQEQGSPPPCFQILGVEQLTRQPIAIQRLFLSYLQGVGQTLSGLESSVLIWVPKPWLRLIQQTSPEFWRWRSGVFEFAGEPMPVNPMRRSPRKGRPRPLGSPGSPGNGDIEPDSHFPKGPQGSSGRRGLHGPGRLPKAAQLERISTERDRLLTLLNQDLATLRGTETAILREVEATSVRVVTEDPETAEAPSSDRLLPPSALPETPGATEAEAIAPARAAGAEESPATDCCIDEADWIAVAQDAAAAQSAAIATTADGVAAPAEAADETAAIALDLADSLPESQSLVRHIRELLQQQASPLTVVSAYLNLCYFYRDRIEQGDSSRPVLDLAIQAYQQTLKILETGVTPDFDPLLPDLLNDLGNFQWMYARLLSAPEERITCLQQGIMAYEIALLQVDFAQQPQVYARIQNNLGAVYGELARWQNAAVNLRKSIQAYQVALEYRQAADDPLKYAATQNNLGTAHWNLAQHEQPGQNLHRAIAAYREALQHYDASEQPLNHAMIQNNLGTAYWNLAQYEDPITWLAEAVTAYQVALRHRTLDQTPTAYAATQNNLGTAYWHLANHAKDQPDTQKRYYRQAIAAYEAALTAAQYLAALNQSALLTFDPLATHNNLGLAHYQLATHPRQPLDKTTQAQHLTSALENHLHALQGWQQKPDQYQTALNYVIQTVRAFYAEQGLEGQNQALSKLPGHLLPELLPRL from the coding sequence ATGACTCGACGGGATGCACTGGCTCCAACGGTCTCTGATTTCAATCATCAGGTCTATCAACACCTCAAGCTGACCTTGACCCTCAATCTGCGCCGACAGTTGCTGATCGCCGTATGCGACGACTTGCAGCTGCGCAACCACCTGGCCGTCATGCTGCACCGGGAGCTGACGGGGCCGCTTTCTCCGGAAATGGCCGCTGCAGTGGGGCTGCCGCCGGAGGCTGAGCTGTACCGGCGCTTTGTCAGCCTGACCCTCAATCCGGCTGACCCAAACCCCATGGCCCAAATCCGCCAGTGGCTGGTCCAACATGCCGCTGTCTTGCGCCAGGAGCAGGGTTCGCCGCCGCCGTGTTTTCAGATTTTGGGGGTGGAGCAGCTGACGCGACAGCCGATCGCGATTCAGCGGCTGTTTTTGAGCTATCTCCAGGGGGTTGGCCAAACGCTTTCTGGGCTGGAGTCAAGCGTTTTGATCTGGGTTCCCAAGCCTTGGCTACGCCTGATTCAGCAGACTTCGCCGGAGTTTTGGCGCTGGCGCAGTGGGGTGTTTGAGTTTGCTGGGGAGCCGATGCCAGTCAATCCCATGCGGCGATCGCCCCGCAAGGGGCGCCCCCGACCCCTCGGCTCTCCCGGTAGCCCAGGCAATGGGGACATCGAGCCGGACAGTCATTTTCCCAAAGGGCCGCAGGGGTCCAGCGGTCGGCGGGGGCTCCACGGTCCTGGCAGGCTGCCCAAGGCCGCTCAGCTGGAGAGGATTTCGACCGAGCGCGATCGCCTGCTGACCCTGTTAAATCAAGATTTAGCCACGCTGCGGGGAACTGAGACGGCCATCCTGCGGGAGGTTGAAGCCACCTCCGTGCGGGTGGTCACTGAAGATCCAGAGACCGCCGAGGCCCCCAGCAGCGATCGCCTGCTGCCTCCCAGCGCATTACCGGAGACCCCGGGGGCCACCGAGGCCGAAGCGATCGCTCCGGCCCGGGCTGCCGGTGCCGAAGAGTCTCCCGCCACAGACTGCTGCATCGACGAAGCGGACTGGATCGCCGTTGCCCAGGATGCTGCGGCTGCCCAGAGCGCGGCGATCGCGACCACTGCCGACGGTGTGGCGGCTCCCGCCGAGGCGGCGGACGAGACAGCGGCGATCGCTCTGGATTTGGCAGACTCCCTCCCCGAAAGCCAGTCGCTGGTTCGCCACATCCGGGAGCTGCTCCAGCAGCAAGCATCGCCTCTCACGGTCGTCTCGGCCTATCTGAACCTGTGCTATTTCTATCGCGATCGCATTGAGCAGGGAGACAGCAGCCGTCCGGTTCTTGACTTGGCCATTCAGGCTTACCAGCAAACTCTCAAGATCCTCGAAACGGGCGTCACGCCCGACTTTGATCCGCTGCTGCCCGACCTGCTCAACGACCTGGGCAACTTTCAGTGGATGTATGCGCGGCTCCTGTCGGCTCCTGAGGAGCGCATCACCTGTTTGCAGCAGGGCATCATGGCCTACGAAATCGCCCTGCTGCAAGTGGACTTCGCCCAGCAGCCTCAGGTTTATGCCCGCATCCAGAACAATCTGGGTGCCGTTTATGGCGAGCTGGCCCGCTGGCAAAATGCCGCCGTCAATCTGCGCAAGTCAATTCAGGCCTACCAAGTCGCCCTGGAATATCGCCAAGCGGCCGACGACCCACTCAAGTACGCCGCCACCCAAAATAACCTCGGCACCGCCCACTGGAACCTCGCCCAGCATGAGCAGCCCGGCCAAAACCTTCACCGGGCGATCGCCGCTTATCGAGAGGCGCTGCAGCACTACGACGCCAGCGAGCAGCCCCTCAACCACGCCATGATTCAAAACAACCTGGGGACGGCCTACTGGAACCTGGCCCAGTACGAAGACCCCATCACGTGGCTGGCCGAGGCGGTCACCGCCTACCAGGTTGCCCTGCGCCACCGCACCCTGGACCAAACGCCCACCGCCTACGCCGCCACCCAGAACAATCTCGGCACCGCTTACTGGCACCTGGCCAACCACGCCAAGGATCAGCCCGACACCCAAAAGCGCTACTACCGACAGGCGATCGCCGCCTACGAAGCCGCCCTCACCGCCGCCCAGTACCTCGCCGCCCTCAACCAGAGCGCACTGCTCACCTTTGACCCCCTCGCCACCCACAACAACCTCGGCCTCGCCCACTACCAGCTCGCCACCCACCCCCGACAGCCCCTCGACAAAACCACCCAAGCCCAGCACCTCACAAGCGCTCTAGAGAACCATCTCCACGCCCTCCAGGGCTGGCAGCAAAAACCAGACCAGTACCAAACCGCCCTCAACTACGTCATCCAAACCGTTCGCGCTTTCTACGCTGAGCAGGGCCTCGAAGGACAAAATCAAGCCCTCAGCAAGCTGCCGGGGCATCTGCTGCCAGAGCTGCTGCCCCGCCTCTAG
- a CDS encoding universal stress protein, whose amino-acid sequence MTMLVRLQNAMGRMDLAKQMVLLPGRSDRPSSLPSTTNLVVGYDSSPRSQTALDLTLWIAHQTRLATSESLTVQVVYVIDPTPKRQKTPASAAELIKVNGAAKAARRAAVGASAGAAIASAKGSPLPFLTHPELPVGQAEQFEHADRILWQARCMADEWRGSLKTHLRFGSVAQELRQVVESEGATLLVMGCPTREHPMIKALGKNFPCPVLGVPHSLLHPEMEGR is encoded by the coding sequence ATGACGATGCTCGTGCGTTTGCAGAACGCGATGGGACGTATGGATTTGGCCAAGCAGATGGTGCTGCTGCCCGGCCGATCGGATCGCCCATCGTCTTTGCCGAGCACCACTAACCTGGTTGTCGGATACGACAGCTCTCCCCGCAGCCAGACGGCTTTGGACCTAACCCTTTGGATCGCGCATCAAACTCGCCTCGCTACTTCTGAGTCTTTGACGGTGCAGGTTGTGTACGTCATCGACCCTACCCCCAAGCGCCAAAAGACCCCAGCCTCGGCGGCAGAGCTGATCAAGGTCAATGGAGCTGCGAAGGCCGCTCGTCGAGCGGCGGTAGGCGCTTCAGCAGGCGCTGCGATCGCCTCTGCCAAGGGCTCCCCCCTCCCCTTTCTGACGCATCCTGAACTCCCCGTCGGTCAAGCGGAGCAGTTTGAGCACGCCGATCGCATTTTGTGGCAAGCTCGCTGCATGGCCGACGAATGGAGAGGCTCTCTCAAGACCCATCTTCGCTTTGGCTCGGTGGCCCAAGAGCTGCGGCAGGTTGTGGAGTCGGAAGGTGCCACGCTGCTGGTGATGGGTTGCCCTACCCGCGAACATCCCATGATCAAGGCCCTTGGCAAGAATTTCCCCTGTCCTGTGCTGGGAGTGCCCCACAGCCTACTCCATCCCGAGATGGAGGGCCGCTAG